Proteins from a single region of Flavobacterium sp. YJ01:
- a CDS encoding DUF2795 domain-containing protein produces the protein MYWTLELASYLSDAPWPANKDELIDYAIRAGAPLEVVENLQSIEDEGEIYESMEEIWPDYPTDEDYLWNEDEY, from the coding sequence ATGTATTGGACATTAGAATTAGCATCTTATTTAAGTGATGCGCCATGGCCTGCTAACAAAGATGAACTTATTGACTACGCTATTAGAGCAGGCGCTCCATTAGAAGTAGTAGAAAACCTTCAATCAATCGAAGACGAAGGCGAGATATATGAATCAATGGAAGAAATTTGGCCTGATTATCCAACAGACGAAGATTATCTTTGGAATGAGGATGAATATTAA